Below is a genomic region from Flavobacterium ginsengisoli.
ATAGAAGATAGTTTGTCTGAAAATAAAGATATTACACTTAACGAGTTTATTATCTCATTAAAAAGAAAGTTTAACCGAGCATAAATCAACATATATAAAAAAATAAAAGACCACTTATATAGTGGTCTTTTATTTTTAAAGTCTTAGAAACTTAGGGTCTTAGCATCTCCAAAATTATAAATTAAACGAAGCTCCTAAGCTAAAAGTAGCTTGATTATTCAAATGATAGAAAGGATCATTGTTTGAACCATATTTTGCAATTGGGAATCCGATTTCTGTGAAAACACCAAATCCGTCAGTGAAGAAATAACGACCACCAACGTGTCCGCCGAAATTATGTAAACCTAAGCTTAATCCAGGGTAAACGTCTAATTCTTTTACACCAATTACACTAGATAAGTTAGCATTGATTCTTGCTTTAGCATCAAAACGATCTGAGAAATCTGGTTCAGCATCGTGATAAAGATCTGAACTTCCGTGGTAGTAACCATTAAAATTATCAAATCCTAGTATATAGTTTGCTACAAAACCAAAAGAGAAATTTTCTCCTAAACCAAAATCAACAGAACCTTGAATTCCAGAACCACCATCTTGTAAATTAGCTCCTACGTTTACTTTAATATCTCCCTTTCCTTTGAAAGCTTCTTGAGCATTAACAAATCCGAATGTCACTAAAAACACAAGTGTAATAATCTTTTTCATAAAAATTTAATATTAATTATTTGGGAAGCAAATGTAACTTTTAAACAAATTAATTCCTACCTTTTTCGTTAAAATAGAGTTCGTTTAATGGTTCACTTTGCCAGTATTCCTTAGTGTCAACGTCTAAAATAGTAAGCGGGCCTCTAAATGCTGCACCTGTATCTACATTCCAGACACAAGCTCTATTTACAGGAACCGTTTCGCCGATTCGGGTAACTGGTGTATGACCAATATAAACTTCCTTATAAACGGTAAATCTTTTAGGATAGTGTAAGTCGTCTATTTTTAATTTTGGGTCTAATGACAAAGCTGTTTCCCAAAGAGTTCTGTCCCAATAAAATAGCTTCGAAAAATATTCCCATTTTACACCATTTAAATTGGTGAATCCGGCATGAACGAACAATCGATTTTGATCATCAAGGTAATAATCCTGAAGGTTTTCAAGAAATTCTATGTGAGTTCTTTTTTCTCTTCCGAAATCTTGGCGTAACCTTCAACAGTTGCTTTCCCTCCGTGTTTATACCACGTTTCTTCGTCAAAATCATCATGTCTGTTTTCTAACCAGTCCAGAGTAAGCTGGTCGTGATTTCCTCTTATGCAGATGCAGTTTTGTTTGCTTTTTAAATCGATCAAATAGTCGATTACTTCAACAGACTGACTCCAGCCGTCAACATAATCGCCCAAAAAAATTAGAGTATCTTCTGTGGTAACTTTAGCTCTCTCGATTACTTGTTCAAGTGCAAGTAATCCGCCATGAATGTCACCTATAACAAATGTTCGCATTATTTAATTTTTCGAGTAGAAGAACAAAAATAGAAAGAATAATTGGTTTGAACTCATTGAATTCAGATTCTTTAAAAATTGATATGATTTATAACTATTTACAGTACTTTTTTATTGTTTTTCCTCAGTAAATTTGCAAAATGTCTGAAACACCAACATATCGTAAAATTATTCATATTGATATGGATGCCTTTTATGCATCGGTAGAACAGATGGACAATCCAGAACTAAGAGGCAAACCAGTTGCAGTTGGAGGTTCGGAGAATCGAGGAGTGGTTTCGGCCGCAAGTTACGAAGCAAGAAAGTTTGGTGTTCGCAGTGCCATCAGCGGCGTTTTAGCCAAAAAATATTGTCCAGATATTATTTTCGTAAGACCAAGATTTGATCGATACAAAGAGATTTCATCCAAAATCCATAAAATTTTTCATGAATATACCGATTTAGTCGAGCCACTTTCGCTTGACGAAGCTTATTTGGATGTTACCAAAAATAAAAAAGGAAATCCTAGCGCAAGTCTTTTAGCACAAGAAATTAGACAAAGAATTTTAGATGAAGTTGGACTAACCGCTTCGGCAGGTATTTCAATCAATAAATTTGTGGCCAAGATTGCCAGCGATTATAATAAACCGAACGGACAAAAAACGGTAAATCCTGACGAAGTAGAAGCTTTTTTGGAAGATCTTCCAATTCGTAAATTTTATGGCGTTGGGAAAGTGACAACAGAAAAAATGTATCAGCTCGGAATTTTCACAGGAACCGATTTGAAAAGCAAGTCTTTAGAGTTTTTAGAAAAACACTTCGGAAAATCTGGAGCGTTTTATTACCATGTTGTGCGTGGCATACATAATAGTGAAGTAAAGTCTTCGAGAATAACCAAATCTGTGGCCGCAGAACATACTTTTGATGTGAATCTGTCTTCTGAGATTTTTATGATGCAACAACTAGAACGTATAGCGGTTTCGTTAGAAAAACGTCTGCAAAGGCATAATATTTCTGGAAAAACAATTACACTTAAAATCAAGTACAGCGATTTTTCGCGACAAACGAGAAGTAAAACTCTCCCTTATTTTATTTCTGATAAAAGTCTGATTATGGAAAATGTTGAGGAGTTGTTATATCAGGAAAAGATGAAAGATTCGGTACGATTGCTCGGAATCTCATTAAGCAACTTAAATAACGAGGAAAAAAAGGCAGTGGTGGTGCGGCTAAAATTTACTTTTTAATAACAATTTTTAAAAGTTCAAAATAAGGAATGGAATGCGAGCGATAAGATTTTTCTGCTACCTTTGAGTAAAAAGATTTATCTGTCTTCTGAATTGATTTTGTATGAAAAATAGAAATTCTGATGATCCGCTGCGGCGAAATTCAGTTCCAATCCTATCTTGGGATTTCCACTATGAATATCTGAATGAACTAAAAGCACTAAGTACTGATTTAAAAAGGGTAAGCCAAATCTCAGATGAATTTATCTGGGATGAAAAAATGCTCAATATTCAGGAAAGACTCAAAAACGAAGTGGTTTTAGTAACCGATTTAGATTTGAAAATAGTTTTCGCGTCAAGCGGAATAAAAAAAATGACGGGCTACAAAGAGGAAGAAATCTTAGGAAAAACACCAAAGATGTTTCAAGGCCCAGCAACTTCACAAAAAGATTTAAAGGAAATAAGAGAAGCGGTAAAAAAAGAAGATTCCTTTTGTAAAAACACTTGAAAACTATAGAAAAAACGGCCAAACGTATAAATGTAAAATCGAGGCTTCGCCAGTTTATAACCTAAAAGGCGAAATATCGCATTTTATAGCTTTTGAAAAACAGGATTTAAGCGCTTAATGATTTTTAACCGCAAAGAGCGCAAAGTTTTACGCAAGGAACGCCAAGAATAAAAAAACCGTCTCAATTGAGACGGTTTTTTATTTTCTATGAATTTTGCTTTGTGAACTTCGCGTAAAACTTTGCGCTCTTTGCGGTTAAGAAATGACTATAGGTTTGCAAAGAAATCATTCCCTTTATCATCGGTAATAATAAAGGCAGGGAAATCTTTAACAGTGATTTTACGAACAGCTTCCATTCCTAATTCTTCAAAATCAACCACTTCTACTTTAAGAATATTGTCTTGAGCCAAAATAGTCGCAGGACCTCCAATAGAACCTAAGTAGAACCCGCCGTATTTGTTGCATGCGTCAGCAACTTGTTTGGTACGGTTTCCTTTTGCCAGCATAATCATACTTCCACCATTTTTCTGGAATTCATCCACATAAACGTCCATACGTCCAGCAGTTGTTGGTCCGAAACTTCCTGAAGCCATTCCGTCTGGAGTTTTTGCAGGCCCAGCATAGTAAACAGGGTGGTTTTTGAAATAATCCGGCATTGGTTTTCCAGCGTCTAACAATTCTTTAATTTTTGCATGAGCAATATCACGAGCCACAATTACAGTTCCGTTTAATTTTAAACGAGTTTTAACTGGATATTGAGATAATTTAGCTAAAATATCCGACATTGGCTGATCTAAATCAATTTCTACAGGCGCTTCTAAATGCGGAGCCGTTTCTGGTAAAAATTGTTTCGGATTTACTTCTAGTTGCTCAACAAAGATTCCGTCTTTAGTAATTTTTCCTTTGATATTTCTGTCTGCAGAGCAAGAAACTCCTAACCCAACTGGACAAGAAGCCGCGTGACGAGGCAAACGAATTACACGAACGTCGTGTGTGAAATATTTTCCTCCAAACTGCGCTCCAATTGCACTTTCCTGGCAAATTTTCTGAACTCTTTCTTCCCATTCAAAATCACGGAAAGCCTGACCTGCCATGTTTCCTGAAGTTGGAAGATGATCATAATATCCAGCAGATGCTTTTTTAACAGCGCTTAAGTTCGCTTCTGCAGAAGTTCCACCAATTACCAAAGCCAAGTGGTATGGAGGACAAGCAGAAGTTCCTAAATCTTTGATTTTTGTGCGAATGAATTCATCTAGAGATTTTTCATTCAGCAACGATTTTGTTTGCTGATATAAGTATGTTTTGTTTGCAGATCCTCCACCTTTTTGCCATGAACAAAAAGTCGTATGAAGCTCCTTTTTTAGCATAAATATCAATTTGCGCAGGAAGATTTGATCCTGAATTTTTCTCTTCAAACATCGAAATCGGAACAATCTGCGAATAACGTAAATTTCTTTTTTGGTACGTGTTGAAAATACCACGGCTTAACCATTCTGCATCATCAACACCAGTAAAAATGCTTTCGCCTTTTTTAGCCATTACAATTGCAGTTCCTGTATCTTGGCAGCTTGGCAACTGGCCCTCGGCAGCTACAGAAGCATTTTGAAGTAA
It encodes:
- the dinB gene encoding DNA polymerase IV — translated: MSETPTYRKIIHIDMDAFYASVEQMDNPELRGKPVAVGGSENRGVVSAASYEARKFGVRSAISGVLAKKYCPDIIFVRPRFDRYKEISSKIHKIFHEYTDLVEPLSLDEAYLDVTKNKKGNPSASLLAQEIRQRILDEVGLTASAGISINKFVAKIASDYNKPNGQKTVNPDEVEAFLEDLPIRKFYGVGKVTTEKMYQLGIFTGTDLKSKSLEFLEKHFGKSGAFYYHVVRGIHNSEVKSSRITKSVAAEHTFDVNLSSEIFMMQQLERIAVSLEKRLQRHNISGKTITLKIKYSDFSRQTRSKTLPYFISDKSLIMENVEELLYQEKMKDSVRLLGISLSNLNNEEKKAVVVRLKFTF
- a CDS encoding DUF6646 family protein, with the protein product MKKIITLVFLVTFGFVNAQEAFKGKGDIKVNVGANLQDGGSGIQGSVDFGLGENFSFGFVANYILGFDNFNGYYHGSSDLYHDAEPDFSDRFDAKARINANLSSVIGVKELDVYPGLSLGLHNFGGHVGGRYFFTDGFGVFTEIGFPIAKYGSNNDPFYHLNNQATFSLGASFNL
- a CDS encoding PAS domain-containing protein codes for the protein MKNRNSDDPLRRNSVPILSWDFHYEYLNELKALSTDLKRVSQISDEFIWDEKMLNIQERLKNEVVLVTDLDLKIVFASSGIKKMTGYKEEEILGKTPKMFQGPATSQKDLKEIREAVKKEDSFCKNT